The stretch of DNA aaactggtgaatTGTGTGAAAcgtgcctctattcaactgctgattacggaagaacgaaacaagctagaaacaaaattcttttttctgatgaaaaatagagagtctaatctttcagaatctggcaatatggggttggctgctctgaaaatggctggcagtgaatgagtaaAGGGTTACTCACACCTGTCAGAAACCACCCCAAACGGTCCAGTCACACTTAAACCCACTCACAATGGAAATCTAGGCCAGGCCTAGGCACGTCTGAAACCTAAAATCTAGCTCTTTCGGCCATTTTAAGCATGGCCAGTGGACTATACAGAGCAGAAGTCAACAACTACAAATCTGAAAGGTCcacacagaatttttttttttacaagacaaAGGTCCTTATATTCAGCcaagcagaaaataaaaatatatcattttcATTCAAAACAAAACGTGTTTtaccacaaaaaacattttacgaaaactgtttaataaaagaaatcaATTCCACACAAGCTGCAGTGAAGCGTGTGGATGTCTATTAGACGTTACATGATGAACCAAAACAAACACGTGAAGGAGTCACATGCTCATGGTCTGCAAATATGCGGCTCAGGGGCCGGATGCAGACCAGAGGCTGCCTATTGTGTACCCTTGACATAGAGTGATTCTAACAGTTGTTTAAACAGCAACAACAGGAATCCTTGAGTGCTGTTGCATGACAGATATGATAGATAGCACATAAATACAAGGAAAACATGTAAATGCTACATTTAAGGGGTAAAACAACAAGACATACTGTACAAACGATAAACAATCCTTCTGTGTCTGAGCACATACACGGAGGGTGAGGAAATTGACCTTTGCTAAGACACATTGTAATGCAGCTACAAATTGAACTCTGAATCTATTTTCTAGTTTATTATCATCGTCATTCCTGGATAAAGACAGTTAGGCACcgtaatgcacacacacaagttaCAGGTTTGTGGAAACAGATGGGAAAACAGACAATTTTCAACCTTTGTTTTCTGCCTCTGGGATCTTTCATATAGCATTTTGCAGTAATACAAACCCTGTCATCaatttaataaatacaaaaatgtctatttttaaagttgattatttacatttataaatagATGATAACCAAAAACCAACACTTAGGCCGAAGTTACGGACCTGCGTATTCATTATTGTCTTTTAAAAAGCGCTCACCTCCTCCAACTCCCTCTGTGTCTCTGACTCCATTCGCCGAATATCCTCCATGCTAAGCTCCACCCACTTGTCGATCCAACAGAAGAGTTGACGGTGGAAGTTGTTGAAGATCCTCTTTTCTTGCTGAAGGACACAGAGGGAGTACAAATgacatgttgacatttttagcacattgcattgtgggatgtgaagtgtttttacttcattcttaacagaatttatttattttttgtgcttgCCAGACATGGGGAGCAGtgcaaaattaagtaaaaacgcCTTTATGCATGAAAATACACGTCTCcgcaactccacatcccacaatgcatgagtgtttatggtggagataaaaacaaattttcaaTTGAAAagaatataattgtatttaattgggCACGATACAACTACAAATTGTTCCCAAAGAATAAATGGAACTGATGTTTTGCACACTGATGTTTATAGCTATAGCTCATTTCCAACTCTTGTCCCTAGTTGGGAAAGTGGTAATAtttacctttttcctttctttttggagtaaatgggTTTTCATTCATTGATGTATTCTTCTTTATCAGCTTTttcacccaaaacaaaaagcTAACTGCATGAACTTGTGCTGTCAGGTTGGTGTTCTAATAGTGTGAAACTAAACTGAGCTATCCTGGTGTTAAAGCAGCCTTAAACACTTTGAAACGTGTTACACACTTCACCCTAACCTCATGGATGAAGCTCTCCATTTTGGTTTGCAGGCCCCACCACTTGAACTTGACAGTGACTAGTTTGTAGGCGCACATCCTGGGGCAGTCCGTGTTAGTCAGCAGCTCCGTCTGTTGGAAGAGGAACAGCAACAATGACAGAGTGAACAACCCAGCACATTTTGGAGCAGAGTGACACAAATGACAAGCCGACAAAAGGGTGTGAATTGAATATTTTAGACTGACACGTGCatttaaagtagaaaaaaaaatcattaatacCTAACGTGTTGCGTATGGAGCTTACTGAAATAATTATCGATATGAAGATGTGCTGTGCAGGGATAAAAGTACTCTAATCTACAACAGTATTTCTAAATCCGTCCGCTGCTTGCTCTTTGTCTCGCtctgaagaaaagaagaaagggGGCACAGCAAAGTGGATAAACTCCAGATGAAGGGACCATGAAGCCCCGACAGCGACACCACTCCCGAAAGGCTTGCCTTTGTGGCCACAGAAGGCAGATAAAACGACGCTCACTGAGCGCGATAAGGGTGTCGCAGTGCAAAGCCGGTTACATTATTAACACCTAGGACCTGCTCACCccaaagaacacacacacacttcctccGAGAACACCTGTTTAATTAATCACTTCATTCTAGTTCGGCATTCCGAGAGAAAATGCCACAGACCTGCGTCAACCCACCCTCATTCCACTGCCGTTTGATGCTGCGATCACGGAGAAGTGCGAGAGAAGGGAAATAAGAAGCATTTCTAAATTTGCAGTGGGTTTAGAAAAGTTGTCATTGCTAAAGGAGAACTTCACATGAAACGGATTCTACATCAAAACACTTATGGTGAcatttcctctctccctctctgtgcTCCACTCAAAGGAGCACAAGTTTTCAGAAATACAAAGGGTACTGATAGGCAAGCATGTGTGCATGCAGAGATAGACAAGAGTTTCATTGCTCTGAGAAGCTGGCAAGAAATGGTGCCTCTGTTGTCACATAACTACTTCCCCCCCTTCTACCTCTTCAAAAACCCTTTTCCATGTCCACAGCAGAGAAAAAAGTgatcaaattaaaaacactgaaataaaagttgtgctctttttttcacattaaaaaaaaatgtttggtggCCTTTGTTCTGAGAAAATTCTTGAAGCAAAGGAAAGTTTCCATTGGTGAACTCTGACGACTCTGCatcacagttaaaaaaaaaaccccagcaGGGAGTCATTTGTGAGCCTGGTCTGTGTGTGGCGAGGCCTTTATCTGTTATtgaaatatacatatacagaaCGCACATTTACTACCATGATTAAACTTCATGTTTTGGAACAAGATTTCAGTTTGTctgtcttcattttttatttgagtttaaatgtataaaGAGGAAGACCGTGTTCATCAAACTGCTGCATTGCACTGTGGGCTTTACTGTAGCCCAAGCTTGACTATTATAGCTGCGTCTTTTACACACAAATATGATGGACTCCTTAACATTTGTGCTAATATTCAATGGAATTCAACTTATTACAATAATTACAACTTGTGATATATTAATTTATCAAAAGTTGTCCTGCACTTGTGTGACAGGTTTCCTGTGGTTTGTAACGCTGATTTAAATTTGAATTAGTTTGTTACTATAGTGCATTTTGTTACTTAATCAAGaatgaagaaaacaaagacaaacgcAGGCTATTTGATAACTAATGACTTaagtttgaaagaggaatgtaCATTTAAAATTGTTGAGATGGTCAGAATCTAATAACTGGAGGATTCACGGTTTGAATCACATTGTGAGAGTGGTGAAATCTCATTAATGGATCATTGTTAATGGCTTAAAAATGAAGACTCTTACCTTCCAGGTGGGTCCAAGAGGTCCTCTGCCAGTCTTCACAGACTTGAACTTTGCAGGATCCTCGTGTTCTTTGTAGTCCTATGAGGAGAAAAACAGTGTAATGTCATCATCTTGTCCTGGTTCTTGTCAGCCGAACAATTTCAAAAACACTGAGGTCAGTTATTTGTCACATAAcagccattttgtttttaaaatgtgacctgaCTGGAATCCAAGCCTACTTCCACACTGCAGAGCGAAGTGGCCCAATTCAGATTTTTGTGCACATATATGCGACATCTGACTTTAGGTATACATCTATTTCAAAATgcctgagtgtgtgtatgtgtgtcgtTCTGCTACCTGGGATTCTGTTGCCATAAAGCCTTGACACTTCAGAGGTCTTTGAGGAATTTGGTTAGGTTATGGTTGGTCTCGCCTTTCTTTAAAAACCTGCCCATCTGTAAACCTCATTATAGCAGTGGCAAATCACTGCTCTGTCATTTAGTTGTTATGACAGAGGTACCTAACCTGATCTGTGCCTACTAAATGAGCACTGaggactaaaatataaaaaatatctatttttacAGCAGTATATTTTAGCTAGAGTCAGAGCCAAGACACTATAAATACCTTTATAAAAAAACAGTTGGATAATAGAAttttctgaatgaatgaatgaatgactcaAACAATGAAGCGAGCGCTAAATCTCTTCCATGTTCAGTGCGAGTAGTTTTGTGAAGTTATTCCACCCACTACTCTGAATAAAGAGGCATAGTGAATGGCTTTggtttatcactttttttggaaacaaaaattcTGACATTGAGCATTCACAGCTTTATTTGTCTAAACAATAAAACCAGGGATGCAAAGAAAAGTGTTTTACCGAAAAAATGTTTCAACATTGTTGCAATATTTTGTGTTAACTGGTTTGGTGAAAcagcaataacacaaaaaagggCATAATCAAGGAAATGCATAATGTGAGCCTGTTCAGCTGCCTGTGTGTGCAGCACCCAAATTCCTAATTGAAAAATGCTTGCTGAATTGTATGACAAATTTTACCCATTGGAACTTTCATAGAAAATTATTCATAGGAGAAAGAACTGAGTTCTGTTGTGAACTGGCCCAGTTGTGTAGACTTCGCATGTTCTCATAACAGATTACTGTGCATCCTACAATTTTGACCaacagtaaatggtaaatggacttgattaatATAGCTCTTTAcccaccaatgggacagagctgccacgCAAGGCACTAGTTGACCATtgggagcaatttagggttacccaaggacacttcgacacatagacaggtatagcccTGACATCGAACCACCAACCttttgatcagaagacgacccctctaccacctgaaccaAGGTTGCCTAAAGACAACGTGATTCTAACCCACGAGTCACGTAACCTACGGCATctgatttttaatttcaaattttcCCAAATAGGATAACCGATTctgttttatttccatttattcAGTTTTCCCTGAGTTATTAAACCATGGCACACCCATGTCTAAATAGTTTTTAGTAGGCTGAGCGACTACTGCTGGGCATCTGGATGTAAGTGCCCTGGTTACAACAGGTTACAAATATGTGGAACCTCAACACTTCTGTGCTGATACAAAGGAGGTTTGACTGCAATACTTTACTAAAACTTTGGGGATTTTGGGCACACAGTGCAGGCACACCAAATACCAAAACCCAGATAAATTAAATGGCGTTCACATTATCAACAGCTAAAGGGCCCCAACAATTCTAAATAAATCATGATGCGCCTGCAGCTAAAGGCTACTTTCTCAGGGTTACTGGAACATACACTTACtcaaacacccacacacaaTAATTTGGCTGTTTTAATGCTGAGAGCTCCATCATCGTAACGCTACACAGTGCTGCACTAACGAGGcctgtgaaaaataaacagacatgcacacacaaagaaaaaaattaaatctatcTCATCCAGTAAGAGAGCGTGCTACAGTGCAAGTTAGTTTCTGACATGCTAGTGTGTTTGTCTAGTTCCTCGCGTACACAACACTGAGCATTAATTACGCTAACAAACTGATCGGCGCTGGCGGTACGCCCTGCAGACATGCCTGAGGCAGAGGGCTGATAGGGCCCTCAGACACAACACACACTCCTCCACAAGGCAAACATGTCTGCCTCGTTAACTCACCCCCACAAACAAACGCGTACATCGACACGCATAATCTGCTACCTTTCAACCAAATAGCCACACATATGCTGGTGCACACACAGGAAGCCACACTGAGATGAGGCAATgtggtgtcaaattacagcaATATTGTGCATCGTCTTCAGTAAGACTTTAGAGACTTCAAACAGACGGTGTAAAAACTCAAAGCCATTTTCAAATCATTCTCCAAGCCACATGCAAGCCAAAAATGGCCAGACATCCCACTAACTACCCTCAGAAATGGCTAAAGTGGTAATTCGTAGTTACTAGTCGTCGTACttcaaatgtacaaaatatttttccaaacaataaaaagtgtattcctgttttttcttctacaTCTGCCTATTAAATCCTGCAATTCTCACATCTTCAGATCATTACCAAGACAAAATTTGAATACCtcattaattattcaataaatattcaaaattatTCATGAATGCAACTCTTAAGACAACAACTGCCTGGCTGTAATACAATTTACATCAATGTGATAAGTTTTACTGTAGGTTAAAACATGCTTCTCAAATGTTGgtgttttaatctccactgCATTATGCATCAATGCGTCTGTAAAATTTtagtaaaatacaccaaaactaAATCTATTAATTGGCTGATCTGCAATTAAATTTCTGGGAGCTTGATaggtattcatttttaaaaattggcaGATTTCTAGATCTTTCTACAATATTTGGGTTAAACGCTGCAACGTCTAGAACTTAACTGAACTATAAAGAAAATTATTGCAGTTGTCCAAATTATTGCTCACTGATCATCAGTCACccacttaaaaatgacattaaatgttttaaaagcagCTTAAATAGTAGgaaccattgaaaaaataaaacattatgcCAAACAGATTGGGAAGGAGAAAATCTGGTCTGTATTTGCAGTGTTTGTCCACACGGATGTGCCAAAATGTCTTTTCATTGCTTTACTAGAGACGAGATAAATGAAAGTACAGATAGATGATGCAAATGACTGAAATAACTTACAGAAGAGGACACTTGACTTCTGTCTGCAATGTCAATGGGTACAACAGCTACATACTTCCAGGTTTCAGCGTCCAGTTTGTGCACCTGATCATaggaaaaatttgaaaaaaaagaatacatatGTTCAGATTTAAAACTCGTGAAAGGAACTGATCTGATGGGAATAGACTCACATTTTCTGTTGTTCCAAGGTCTGGTTTGTGCCATGTCTCGATTTTGATCTCAAAATTGTCCTTCATATACTCATTCTGCAACAAGGAGTTACAAGGAAACATGAAAGAATGAACTTAACGactttaattgttaattactcTACTGTAAGAAACGTATAAAAGCTACCAACCGTCACAACTGCatcaataaaacatatatagGTTGATtgggagagaaaaagagagagaagagtGCATAAGATACACATGTTCAAATCAAGCAGagagaaatatttttaaacacattactctgaatggtggtggtgatggtgggggGTAACAGGGGGACTCACCAGTTTTGCAGTAAGGATAGGCATTCCAAGCTTTTTCATGAAATACAAGTGAGCCTTCAGGAGCAATGGCCCTGACAAACTTTGGGACTTTACTGTAGGatgagaaaagcaaacaaaaagagAAACGTGTACATAAGACAACAGTGCCACTACCTGGACACACTGTGCAACTACATGAGTGGAACTGCTCACACAAATCACTAACAGAATGAcccaaaaacatgtataaagGGTTCATTCAAGGCCTTAAATTTGTCATGTGGTTGCGAATTGCTGGAAGATTTGTGATTTGCATCACTTGACCAGGTATTTGAATTCTAATATTATTCTTATGTATTAGCAGTTCCACCACAGGAGCTGCTAAGCAAAAGCTTCCCAAGTAGAATAACTTCACTTAAGGGAgtcatttgttaaatatttctatGATTTGTGGGAGTCATCATTAATATGAAACATGAACAATTCTACTACATATTTGTAGACCTTTTGACTCTAATCTATTACTAGCCCATTGCTTGTGGGTTTCCTGAGCACAAACTTTTTGGTGGTGGGTCACATTCTTCTCCAAAAGTGACCACAAACACATTTGCAAATACGTGAAAGAGTTAGCAACTTGTATTGCTGCATATGCTGTCTGGGTGGGTATGGTTGTGTTGGTGCTTAACTGGCCAGCATACTGTACCTCTTTAGGTGGTAGATTTTGTGTGTATACTGTCCTTTCTCGTCAGCTTTTACGTACGGCTCATTCTTGAGGACCTCGATGCCCTCACCACCTCCCGTCTCATTTTTACTTGCTTCAGCCACAGAAAACAGCTGACCCACCTGATACTGCAACACAGAAGCAATTTCAAACACATCAAATGCAAAgcttaaataaaattaaagggCTTGGGGCTTGTAAAATAAAGTATTGTGCATTCAAAGAAATGAGTTTAGCTGACTGAACAAACTGAACCATTTACActtgattaaatatttaaaaaggaagacgCAAGGAACacctttattatttttgttattttctgcttGGCTGTTAACAAtttccattgttttatgaaactTGATGTTTCACATTCCAAGGTATGAGCTTTGCTGTATAAAACAACAttacatatttttcatttagcaTCCTTCCTGGGTAACACAGTAAAAAgattaaaccaaaaatacaacaaaaaagttGCAAGACAACTTTGAATTTAACAAATGAGAGAATGCCCCTTTCTAAAAACAATTTTtcactttagaaataaaaaacctaatcaCAAAGAACCTGGATGTTGCCAATTTGTCCAAAGAGAGGAcaaattattttgtattctaAGTAATTCTGATGTTGACTATCAGCATCCCTCAGCAACGGTGAGACATCCAATAATTAATGGAAAAACTGACTGAATTGCAAGAAGAGCGAATGCTCATTTTCAATAtaacagaaacatttgttttttttatataaaaacatttatgttacataaaaacatttgtttttgttaattacAGGGGAAAAAacgcaccaaaaaaaaaaaaaaaaaccacagttAATCGCTCTTTTTTTCCACTCCAAACAGcatggaacctttctcattgcacaAGTTCCCCGTATACCCAAAATACTGatacaaaaactacaacataaaaaacgggagaaccagaggagaagccGTTGTTGTGCTTCGTGGGCGTTCATTTcaatttcaaaaaacaaacaaaaaaacacttcgaatgacaaacaaaagcccagttgtgtgtgaattgtgcaagaaagagtatGGAGATCACCAGAAGCAGCTAGCACTTACAACGGTCCGAACAGGCAGTGTCTCcaatacacactcaatgagatgacagggttcagaaccagaatgactgacaaatgaacaaactcactcgATAAATAATTGTAGTGGACATGGTCAGGGCCTAGAAGCAGTACTACAgctagcatcgtctgacccaacttttGTACTGCTATGTCATCagttggtcttttttatttcatgccacaAATTAGGCATGCAACAATTCTCAATAATATATTGAACCGTTCAGTACAATATCCACGGCTCAATACTAACTTCTAAACCTCGGTTTTTACGGTTTGGCGTAAAGGCTCCGTGCATTGTATGTCTCTTTTTTGCCTGTGAGTCAGCACGCAGGGATTATGAGATGCCACCACGTGACTTAATAAACTAATCACAACGCGCTAAATATTGGCAGTGCTGTTAACGTTGTTTACTTTTAGCATGGTGAGGAGCAGCTATGGCAGTCTTTAAAGTCAGCGGTGTGAGAACATTTCACTGTCATTGTCCAGTCTAATGACAAGGAAGAGAAAACGATGAATAAAAACTGAGTGTCTGtctttaaacattgttttacacGTAGCGCCTATTTAAATGGAAACACTTCCAACAGGACGTCACATC from Gouania willdenowi chromosome 9, fGouWil2.1, whole genome shotgun sequence encodes:
- the LOC114469717 gene encoding phosphatidylinositol transfer protein beta isoform-like, whose amino-acid sequence is MVLIKEYRVVLPCSVAEYQVGQLFSVAEASKNETGGGEGIEVLKNEPYVKADEKGQYTHKIYHLKSKVPKFVRAIAPEGSLVFHEKAWNAYPYCKTVVTNEYMKDNFEIKIETWHKPDLGTTENVHKLDAETWKYVAVVPIDIADRSQVSSSDYKEHEDPAKFKSVKTGRGPLGPTWKTELLTNTDCPRMCAYKLVTVKFKWWGLQTKMESFIHEQEKRIFNNFHRQLFCWIDKWVELSMEDIRRMESETQRELEELRKKGSVRGTSASDK